From Solanum lycopersicum chromosome 4, SLM_r2.1:
CAGAACAGATTTAATCACTTCTGCACTTTTTCTCATTAGTGCCTCTGCATGCAGAGGGTTTAGaaataaaaagcaaaaacaTGTGTTCTGAGTTTCACCTGAATTTTGTTTCACAAAAGATGTAATTCAAGACAGCTTAGCATACAAAAGGAACTAGACAGTGTcttgatttaattaaataaacaaagatCTGAATTCAAAAGCTCTGCCTATTAGTTAAAGCTATATACAATGTGGGTACATTATTTCTCCGACGGtgagaaaaaaattctaatcTACATTACATAAAATTGAAGCATATCGTTTCAAAAGCTTGATATTGCATAGTGCTGCGCCAATCGGATAATACCAGCACCAATTATGGTTGCTAAAACAATTATAAAAGAGCACTATGATTATAGATATGGCCATCAAAGCAATTAGTGAGTTGAACTTACTGGTTCCACCCGGCTAGCGCTAGACTCTCCGAATGAGACAGACGCTAAAGACTTTGAAGCCCATGCCTTGGCATTCATAGCTCCTTCCTGCAAGTTGCTTCTTTTGCATGGCTCCTTCAGTGAATTACATAATTGTACAGCTCGGTTCAGGTATAGCAGAGGAAGCTCCCACAAGcttcttattcttatttgtaATATGCAACCTCCCAAGCCAATTTGAGCTATCTTACGTAAAGCTGGAAATATCATATAAAGTACTTTCAATAGCACAAATGCAGTGGCTAAGGCCAAATATGTCTCTTGCTGAAAAAGGTTCTCAGGAGATCTGGCCCAGGAGAATGGACAGTTTTCCTGGTCACTTCCATGCAGTTTCAAAAGATTTGAGGAGCATCCCATTTTGCCAAGAGAAGTGGCATCCACCGAAGCACTATGAAAAcctgtttaaaatttaaaagaggCTTAAGATAAAGAGGCAACTTAAGCAGGAGTCTTCCCATATTAGTGGATGTCACACAAGgaacaattttaaaatacttcGATAGCGGTAGAAAAGTCAAACAGCAGGGAGAAGAAGATCTGAACGATGGCTGAACATAATAAGCTGCATTCCTAAAAGAATAAATGAACACCATACTTCACTATTCTGATGTAACATGCATTAGCTCGAAACCTACTTCGAGCTACAAAATAAAGGTAATTGAACATGCGCATGTATATCAAATAGATTAGACAGGCAATTTACGAAAGGCAAAGAGGGAAATGGAAGTTCTGAAAAGAAAAGCTGAGGCctagaaaatgtaaaaaatgCAAGTGCATTGAGCAAAACCATTTTAGCAAAAGTGAAAAAGTTACCACCAATGTCAATTCATTCCTACTTTCAAAACTCTCAGGATCAATAAGGCAATTCTCTTTTTGGAGAGTTTGAAGGGTTGAATTGGGTAAGGTTACTCAATCTATACAGATTTTGTTTTAAGGGGCACTGAGTTCAAACACCATAATACAATCTAACAGACACGCTTACCAGTAGTGCCACCATAGAATTCAATCACTGAATCAAGGGAGCGAGAGCCATGATACCGCATGCGCATTGTTGAGTTTAAAAGGAAGAGAGTCGGAAACCCATGAACTCCATACTTTGAGAGAGTGCTGAAAGGACATTCTTAGTTCTCAGCACAATATAGAGAAAGCAATACGACATACAACATTAGTTTTACACTAACCTTGGCTTAACAGCTGACTCTTCAATTGCGAAATGGGGAATTGAAGGATACAAAGAAGACATGATGGAAAATTTTGGCCTAAAACTTCTAGAGAAAGGACACCAGGATGCATAGAAAAGCAAAGCAACATAATCATGTGTATTCCGGTGAATCATACTTAGTGCCCTCTGCAATGACAGCTCATCTCCCTTCAAAATAAAACGCAGAACCATTAGAATTCCtcgagaaaataaaaatgaaaatacaatCACATTTTCTGTGGGTGAAGGCAGGGGTGGATCCTATGTATGTTGTCCTCACATCATAAGAACACAGGGAAGAAGTTAAATGCAGATGGAGGAGGTCagcaatttaaaaaagaattctgATATTTCAACATATGACACAGGGTGTACCCACTGGTAATGCACATTCAACAGCGGAAGTGATTCAACTTGGTGTGCTCTAACTTCCCTACATTTAGAATTTGATAATTGCAAGGCATCGACCTTGTAATGTCTTGACTTGATACTCACGTACTCTTACATCTAAAATGGTTCATGTTGAAACCCTAGATTCACGGAAGCGGTACATAGACTAAAAAAAGTTGTACTCTTTTGAGTAATTGCAAGGTAAGAGCATGAGCAACTTTgctcttcatttttatttcttgtttcACCAGTACAAATTGGGTTTATTGCTTCTCCTTTCGGCACCCTAGGGAAAATGCATGATGATCCAGTGGTGTGGGATCCTCCTGCAGTGAATGAATGAAGACCTAAGCCC
This genomic window contains:
- the LOC101256478 gene encoding 5'-adenylylsulfate reductase-like 4; the encoded protein is MGLLSAFAAGFVVILMVFEGMASPETANVSVRSVCPLKSVKDSIFMGFQDLTCPLDGIQSSYVAEVIQGDELSLQRALSMIHRNTHDYVALLFYASWCPFSRSFRPKFSIMSSLYPSIPHFAIEESAVKPSTLSKYGVHGFPTLFLLNSTMRMRYHGSRSLDSVIEFYGGTTGFHSASVDATSLGKMGCSSNLLKLHGSDQENCPFSWARSPENLFQQETYLALATAFVLLKVLYMIFPALRKIAQIGLGGCILQIRIRSLWELPLLYLNRAVQLCNSLKEPCKRSNLQEGAMNAKAWASKSLASVSFGESSASRVEPVSSTH